A single Quadrisphaera setariae DNA region contains:
- a CDS encoding ABC transporter substrate-binding protein has product MTRPTPHLASLLGAHLPAEGVGTSRRAVLAAGAGGLAALLAACGSSSTGPGAGASAGSDGASAAPSGPWSFTDDRGQTTTLDAVPTRIAGYADAMSALWGFGIVPAGIWHRYKLDQDANFADRDTSEVTVLGTTYGEIDLEALAALGPELLVVTGYPSDSSGKLGEQLFSFADQAQQDSAAKIAPIVAIAQKGTADQVVARNGELAASLGADPGSAEVEKAKADWEAACDRVRATASKGLVVGALYATPTDGMYWAKASDDPGLAFYESLGVTFLPLTTSDYYWETASWENASKYTPDVVLYSPIDALDAAGLKAQPTFAPTPAAQADQLYPWYFGSMDYVQQARVINALADDLEKARKVTA; this is encoded by the coding sequence ATGACCCGCCCGACCCCTCACCTCGCCTCGCTGCTCGGCGCGCACCTGCCGGCCGAAGGCGTCGGCACCTCCCGCCGCGCCGTCCTCGCGGCCGGCGCCGGTGGCCTGGCGGCCCTGCTGGCCGCGTGCGGCTCGAGCTCGACCGGTCCCGGCGCGGGCGCCTCCGCGGGCTCGGACGGGGCCTCGGCGGCGCCGTCGGGACCGTGGTCCTTCACCGACGACCGCGGCCAGACCACCACCCTGGACGCCGTCCCCACCCGCATCGCCGGCTACGCCGACGCCATGAGCGCCCTGTGGGGCTTCGGCATCGTGCCCGCGGGCATCTGGCACCGCTACAAGCTCGACCAGGACGCGAACTTCGCCGACCGCGACACCTCGGAGGTGACCGTGCTCGGCACCACCTACGGCGAGATCGACCTCGAGGCGCTCGCCGCCCTGGGCCCCGAGCTGCTCGTGGTGACCGGCTACCCCAGCGACTCCTCCGGGAAGCTGGGCGAGCAGCTGTTCTCCTTCGCCGACCAGGCCCAGCAGGACAGCGCGGCGAAGATCGCTCCCATCGTCGCGATCGCCCAGAAGGGCACCGCCGACCAGGTCGTGGCCCGCAACGGCGAGCTCGCCGCGTCCCTGGGCGCCGACCCCGGCTCCGCCGAGGTCGAGAAGGCCAAGGCCGACTGGGAGGCAGCCTGCGACCGGGTGCGCGCCACAGCCTCCAAGGGGCTCGTCGTGGGAGCGCTGTACGCCACTCCCACGGACGGCATGTACTGGGCGAAGGCCTCCGACGACCCCGGCCTGGCCTTCTACGAGTCGCTGGGCGTGACGTTCCTCCCGCTGACCACCAGCGACTACTACTGGGAGACGGCCTCCTGGGAGAACGCCAGCAAGTACACCCCCGACGTGGTCCTCTACAGCCCCATCGACGCCCTGGACGCCGCGGGGCTCAAGGCCCAGCCCACCTTCGCCCCCACCCCGGCCGCGCAGGCCGACCAGCTCTACCCCTGGTACTTCGGCTCCATGGACTACGTGCAGCAGGCCCGCGTGATCAACGCTCTCGCCGACGACCTGGAGAAGGCGCGGAAGGTCACCGCCTGA
- a CDS encoding histidine phosphatase family protein, translated as MSSKGRLLLLRHGATEWSSSGRHTGSTDVPLTDQGEQQARAAAAVLGRVLRAEPVLVATSPRQRARETARLAGLGVPVGDGGLGGGEAVVWEDLAEWDYGAYEGLTTPQIREQRGDDWRVFRDGVAPGGPGQPPGEQLDQVAARCARVLERVRGDLSGGDVVLVAHGHVLRVLAAVWLEADPAAGAQLLLDTAAVCVLDTEHGVPGVRRWNLTPDLLA; from the coding sequence GTGAGCTCGAAGGGTCGTCTGCTGCTGCTGCGTCACGGTGCCACCGAGTGGTCGAGCTCGGGGCGGCACACCGGGAGCACGGACGTGCCGCTGACCGATCAGGGCGAGCAGCAGGCCCGCGCCGCCGCCGCGGTGCTGGGCCGCGTGCTGAGGGCCGAGCCGGTGCTGGTGGCCACCAGTCCCCGCCAGCGGGCGCGTGAGACGGCCCGGCTGGCGGGCCTGGGCGTCCCGGTGGGCGACGGCGGGCTGGGCGGGGGCGAGGCCGTCGTCTGGGAGGACCTGGCGGAGTGGGACTACGGCGCCTACGAGGGGCTGACCACGCCGCAGATCCGCGAGCAGCGCGGCGACGACTGGCGGGTCTTCCGCGACGGCGTGGCCCCCGGCGGCCCCGGCCAGCCGCCCGGTGAGCAGCTGGACCAGGTGGCCGCGCGCTGCGCGCGGGTGCTGGAGCGGGTGCGCGGCGACCTGAGCGGCGGCGACGTGGTGCTGGTGGCCCACGGGCACGTCCTGCGGGTGCTCGCGGCGGTGTGGCTGGAGGCCGACCCCGCCGCCGGTGCGCAGCTGCTGCTGGACACCGCAGCGGTGTGCGTGCTGGACACCGAGCACGGCGTGCCCGGGGTGAGGCGCTGGAACCTCACCCCGGACCTGCTCGCCTGA
- a CDS encoding ABC transporter ATP-binding protein encodes MTASTSPGSTPGPTSRLRAERIRLAYGERVVVGGGGGLDLAVPDGALTVVVGPNGCGKSTVLRALGRLMRPTAGRVLLDGRAIDSMPTRAVAQQLALLPQSPTAPEGLTVRDLVARGRHPHQRWFSTASAADEDAVARALGRVGMLDLADRVVDELSGGQRQRAWIALALAQETDLLLLDEPTTYLDLNHQLEVLDLVHELVHPSGAGGAEGGEGAEGSGGRTAVAVLHDLNLTARYADHVVAVKEGAVVAAGTPAEVFTEELLEQVFSVRARVLEDPVAGGPLIVPLAGRHATAAPQAHDDEQPSQPSQPGEPGQGPVLSVVQETRPAPSTASSTAPPTGPQHSHPSTPVTSGAPR; translated from the coding sequence ATGACCGCCTCCACCAGCCCCGGGAGCACCCCCGGCCCGACCAGCCGCCTGCGCGCGGAGCGGATCCGCCTGGCCTACGGCGAGCGCGTCGTCGTCGGCGGTGGCGGTGGCCTGGACCTCGCCGTCCCCGACGGAGCGCTGACCGTCGTCGTCGGCCCCAACGGCTGCGGCAAGTCCACGGTCCTGCGGGCGCTGGGCCGCCTGATGCGCCCCACCGCCGGCCGCGTGCTGCTCGACGGGCGCGCCATCGACTCGATGCCCACCCGGGCCGTCGCCCAGCAGCTGGCCCTGCTGCCGCAGAGCCCGACCGCCCCCGAGGGCCTCACCGTGCGCGACCTGGTGGCCCGCGGCCGCCACCCCCACCAGCGCTGGTTCTCCACCGCCTCGGCCGCCGACGAGGACGCCGTGGCCCGCGCCCTGGGCCGCGTGGGCATGCTCGACCTGGCCGACCGGGTGGTCGACGAGCTGTCCGGCGGCCAGCGCCAGCGCGCCTGGATCGCGCTGGCGCTGGCGCAGGAGACCGACCTGCTGCTGCTCGACGAGCCCACCACCTACCTCGACCTCAACCACCAGCTGGAGGTCCTCGACCTCGTCCACGAGCTGGTCCACCCCTCCGGTGCCGGCGGCGCCGAGGGTGGCGAAGGGGCCGAGGGCTCTGGCGGGCGGACCGCCGTCGCCGTCCTCCACGACCTCAACCTCACCGCCCGCTACGCCGACCACGTGGTCGCGGTGAAGGAGGGCGCCGTCGTGGCCGCGGGCACCCCGGCCGAGGTCTTCACCGAGGAGCTCCTCGAGCAGGTCTTCTCCGTGCGGGCCCGCGTGCTGGAGGACCCCGTCGCCGGGGGGCCGCTCATCGTCCCCCTCGCCGGACGCCACGCCACCGCGGCCCCGCAGGCGCACGACGACGAGCAGCCCAGCCAGCCCAGCCAGCCCGGCGAGCCCGGCCAGGGGCCTGTGCTGTCCGTGGTCCAGGAGACCCGACCCGCGCCGTCCACCGCGTCGTCCACCGCGCCGCCCACCGGGCCTCAGCACTCCCACCCGTCAACCCCCGTGACCTCTGGAGCTCCTCGATGA
- a CDS encoding FecCD family ABC transporter permease, which translates to MIATAASARPGAAGAGPSAPPAPPRADRQPGQRRSRRLTAVLLLLVLAVAGAAASLALGSRALPLSTVTQVLSQGPGAAGAAGADGEVAVIVWQLRVPRTALGLLAGAALGVAGALMQGHTRNPLADPGLLGVTQGAGLAVVLAAVLLGADGVLPPVATVTAALVGAAAGALVVLGIAGAGGGSGRGLRDPLTLVLAGAAVTALLGALVQAVILGDATALQAFRFWAVGSLVSSAPVVAIAAPVVALGLVLALLGARSLDLLALGDDVARGAGVRLGPARLLGVLAVVALVGAATAACGPVAFVGLVVPHVARALVGPVHRWLLPVSALVGAVLVLFADVLGRLVAVPAEIPVGVVLAVVGGPAFVVLVRRRKLAAL; encoded by the coding sequence GTGATCGCGACCGCCGCCTCCGCGCGCCCCGGCGCAGCGGGCGCCGGCCCCTCCGCGCCGCCGGCGCCTCCTCGGGCCGACCGACAGCCGGGCCAGCGGCGCAGCCGACGGCTCACCGCGGTGCTCCTCCTGCTCGTCCTCGCCGTGGCCGGCGCCGCCGCCAGCCTGGCGCTCGGATCGCGCGCCCTGCCGCTGTCGACGGTCACCCAGGTGCTGTCGCAGGGTCCCGGCGCGGCGGGCGCGGCCGGAGCCGACGGCGAGGTCGCCGTCATCGTCTGGCAGCTGCGCGTGCCCCGCACGGCCCTGGGACTGCTGGCCGGCGCAGCCCTGGGCGTCGCCGGCGCGCTCATGCAGGGCCACACCCGCAACCCCCTGGCCGACCCCGGTCTGCTCGGCGTCACCCAGGGGGCTGGCCTGGCGGTGGTCCTGGCGGCGGTCCTCCTCGGTGCCGACGGCGTCCTGCCGCCCGTGGCCACCGTCACCGCGGCCCTGGTCGGCGCCGCCGCCGGCGCCCTCGTCGTCCTCGGCATCGCCGGAGCCGGCGGGGGGAGCGGGCGCGGCCTGCGCGACCCGCTGACCCTGGTGCTGGCCGGCGCCGCGGTCACCGCCCTGCTGGGCGCGCTGGTCCAGGCCGTCATCCTCGGCGACGCCACCGCGCTGCAGGCCTTCCGCTTCTGGGCGGTCGGGTCCCTGGTCAGCTCCGCTCCCGTGGTGGCGATCGCGGCGCCGGTGGTCGCGCTCGGCCTGGTGCTCGCCCTGCTCGGCGCCCGCAGCCTGGACCTGCTGGCCCTGGGCGACGACGTCGCCCGCGGCGCCGGCGTGCGCCTGGGCCCGGCCCGGCTGCTGGGCGTCCTCGCCGTCGTCGCGCTGGTCGGGGCCGCCACCGCGGCCTGCGGGCCGGTCGCCTTCGTCGGGCTCGTGGTGCCCCACGTGGCCCGGGCGCTGGTGGGGCCCGTCCACCGCTGGCTGCTGCCCGTCTCAGCGCTCGTGGGCGCCGTGCTGGTGCTCTTCGCCGACGTCCTGGGCCGCCTGGTGGCGGTGCCCGCCGAGATCCCCGTAGGGGTGGTGCTCGCGGTGGTCGGCGGTCCCGCCTTCGTCGTCCTCGTGCGCCGCCGGAAGCTGGCGGCCCTGTGA
- a CDS encoding FecCD family ABC transporter permease has protein sequence MNSPVNGMVGGSVSAAAAARPLPRPLPPAPGTRVLRAGPVSVRLRLRSVALVVASLLVLLLVVAVDLSRGSGQLGLGDVLGVLSGGGQGGARFIVTELRLPRTATAVGVGALLGLSGALLQAFARNPLASPDILGVDRGAAVGALAVILAATALPAAAGPLQAVGVPAAAGAGALGTAVLIYLLAWRHGVQGTRLVLIGIGVAAALQGLVSWMLIGARLEWAAEAVRYLSGSLSGRGYEQVAQAGVALAVLLPVALVLGHRLDALVLGDDSARALGVPLQRSQLAVLLVSVAAAAAAVVACGPVGFVALLVPQVALRLAGPAARGRPPVLASAVLGAVLVVLGDCIGRTSLGIELLFTLPGEVPVGVITSIVGAPYLIWLLVRRARERTV, from the coding sequence GTGAACAGCCCTGTGAACGGCATGGTGGGCGGCTCGGTGAGCGCCGCCGCTGCCGCACGTCCACTGCCGCGGCCGCTGCCGCCCGCCCCCGGCACCCGCGTGCTGCGCGCCGGGCCGGTCTCGGTGCGGCTGCGGCTGCGCTCGGTGGCGCTGGTCGTCGCCTCCCTGCTCGTCCTGCTGCTCGTCGTGGCCGTCGACCTGTCCCGCGGCTCGGGCCAGCTGGGCCTGGGAGACGTGCTCGGCGTCCTGAGCGGCGGCGGCCAGGGCGGGGCGCGCTTCATCGTCACCGAGCTGCGCCTGCCGCGCACGGCCACCGCCGTCGGGGTCGGCGCCCTGCTGGGCCTGTCCGGAGCCCTGCTGCAGGCCTTCGCCCGCAACCCCCTGGCCAGTCCCGACATCCTCGGCGTCGACCGCGGCGCCGCCGTCGGAGCCCTGGCGGTGATCCTCGCCGCCACCGCGCTGCCGGCCGCGGCCGGCCCGCTCCAGGCCGTCGGGGTGCCCGCGGCCGCCGGGGCCGGGGCCCTGGGCACCGCGGTGCTCATCTACCTGCTGGCCTGGCGCCACGGCGTGCAGGGCACACGGCTGGTGCTCATCGGCATCGGTGTGGCCGCCGCGCTGCAGGGGCTGGTCTCCTGGATGCTCATCGGCGCTCGCCTGGAGTGGGCCGCTGAGGCCGTGCGCTACCTGTCCGGCTCGCTGTCCGGGCGCGGCTACGAGCAGGTCGCCCAGGCGGGCGTCGCCCTCGCGGTCCTGCTGCCCGTGGCGCTCGTCCTCGGCCACCGCCTCGACGCCCTCGTGCTCGGTGACGACTCCGCCCGCGCCCTCGGCGTGCCGCTGCAGCGCAGCCAGCTGGCGGTGCTGCTGGTCTCCGTGGCCGCCGCAGCCGCCGCCGTCGTGGCCTGCGGACCCGTCGGGTTCGTGGCGCTGCTCGTGCCGCAGGTGGCGCTGCGCCTGGCCGGACCAGCCGCCCGCGGACGCCCGCCGGTGCTGGCCAGCGCCGTCCTGGGAGCCGTGCTCGTGGTGCTCGGTGACTGCATCGGGCGCACCAGCCTCGGGATCGAGCTGCTCTTCACCCTGCCGGGCGAGGTCCCCGTCGGGGTCATCACCTCGATCGTCGGCGCCCCCTACCTGATCTGGCTGCTCGTGCGACGAGCCCGAGAGAGGACCGTGTGA